Proteins from a single region of Anopheles cruzii unplaced genomic scaffold, idAnoCruzAS_RS32_06 scaffold02350_ctg1, whole genome shotgun sequence:
- the LOC128276751 gene encoding fibrinogen-like protein A, with amino-acid sequence AQSGAYMIQANDESNKFLARCQQDMIGIGIWLVIQRRFDGSLDFYRNWTEYRDGFGDIEDEFWIGLERIHQLTSGRPHELMVELRDFKGNYKFALFDAFEIGSEAEQYNLKTLGAYRGTAGDSLSYNKNMKFSTYDRDNDDYGPLNCVAFHEGAWWYNVCSNSNLNGPYKNIVDHRSMFWYYFSGSNEGLSFSRMMIRPK; translated from the coding sequence GCACAGTCCGGGGCATATATGATCCAGGCGAACGATGAAAGCAACAAATTTCTGGCTCGCTGTCAGCAGGATATGATCGGTATAGGCATctggttggtgatacagcGCCGATTCGACGGATCGCTGGACTTTTATCGCAACTGGACCGAGTATCGGGATGGTTTTGGTGACATTGAGGATGAGTTCTGGATCGGACTGGAACGAATACATCAGCTGACATCGGGGCGACCCCATGAactgatggttgagctgagagactttaaggggaattataaatttgcacTCTTCGATGCATTCGAGATCGGCAGTGAAGCCGAACAATACAATCTGAAAACCCTTGGAGCGTACCGCGGAACTGCAGGCGATTCCTTGTCATATAacaagaatatgaaattctcAACGTACGATCGTGATAATGACGATTATGGTCCCCTAAATTGTGTTGCATTTCATGAAGGTGCCTGGTGGTACAACGTCTGCTCGAACTCCAATTTGAACGGGCCATACAAGAACATAGTAGATCATAGATCGATGTTCTGGTACTACTTCAGCGGTTCCAATGAAGGACTGAgcttttcaagaatgatgatcCGACCAAAATAA